One segment of Acidianus sp. HS-5 DNA contains the following:
- a CDS encoding ABC transporter permease — protein MNWFKILGIFLSLLLSIPVLFLIYMGFFVFRSSQAFSQTFYSGVELSVLSSAAAAGVDFVLFTPLAYYLSREKDFLTDSLVDVPASIPHPIVGVALVFLDSPYSPFYGVLKGLGINFFDTYCGLIAALVIVSAPIFIRSMKNFFDSMPRVYEEYARSLGAGAGKVYLMVMRNSLKGALSSALTSMSRAMSEFGSIAIVAYYVLYGPLAGASPASILIYEYYGYYGPKVAVTASAIMIVVGIVILVSLKVVQYLKK, from the coding sequence ATGAATTGGTTTAAGATATTAGGAATTTTTTTATCTCTCCTACTTTCAATTCCAGTTCTCTTTCTCATTTATATGGGCTTTTTCGTATTTAGGAGCTCACAAGCTTTTTCCCAGACATTTTACTCTGGAGTTGAACTGTCAGTCTTATCCTCAGCAGCAGCTGCAGGAGTAGATTTTGTCCTCTTTACACCTCTAGCTTATTACCTTTCTAGAGAAAAGGACTTCTTAACAGACTCCTTAGTTGATGTACCAGCATCAATACCTCACCCTATAGTAGGTGTAGCGTTAGTATTTTTAGACAGTCCTTATTCACCTTTCTACGGTGTGCTGAAAGGACTGGGAATAAACTTCTTTGATACGTATTGTGGTCTTATTGCTGCTCTAGTTATAGTCTCAGCACCAATATTTATCAGGAGTATGAAGAACTTTTTTGACTCGATGCCCAGAGTTTACGAAGAGTATGCAAGATCCTTAGGTGCTGGGGCAGGCAAAGTCTATTTGATGGTAATGAGGAATTCATTGAAAGGTGCATTATCGTCCGCTCTTACTAGCATGTCTAGGGCAATGAGTGAATTTGGATCTATAGCTATAGTTGCATATTATGTTCTTTATGGACCTTTAGCAGGCGCGTCGCCTGCATCGATCTTAATATATGAGTATTACGGATATTACGGTCCCAAAGTTGCCGTTACCGCTTCTGCGATAATGATAGTCGTTGGAATAGTGATTTTAGTTTCATTAAAGGTTGTTCAATATTTGAAAAAGTAA
- the xerA gene encoding site-specific tyrosine recombinase/integron integrase, with the protein MKLQLGSPPSDGDYLDAFIIALKAAEAGDGTVKLYSTAVKDFLDFTKKNPKSVTSEDVNKWIIHLMSKEGKIKGTEMKRARSVTLRNYVIAVRRFLKWIGININPVIPRARRKEIWALSEDDVKRLIDATRRLRDKLIIKLFLDTGLRSKELLSLRVEDIDLKNRMIRVRETKNGEERIVFFTDETEKLLRKYLAKHDNEKLFPMTYQALYKLIKRLGERAGIKGLRPHILRHTFATTAIRKGLPLPAVQRLLGHKDIKTTQIYTHLVLEDLMQAYKKVFDENTT; encoded by the coding sequence GTGAAGTTACAACTAGGTAGCCCTCCTTCTGACGGTGATTATCTAGACGCATTCATAATTGCATTAAAAGCAGCAGAAGCAGGAGACGGTACAGTAAAGCTTTACTCTACTGCAGTAAAAGATTTCTTAGATTTTACCAAGAAGAATCCTAAAAGCGTAACTTCAGAGGACGTTAATAAATGGATAATCCATCTAATGTCAAAAGAGGGCAAAATAAAGGGTACTGAAATGAAGAGAGCAAGAAGCGTAACTTTAAGGAATTACGTTATCGCAGTAAGGAGATTTTTGAAGTGGATTGGAATTAACATTAATCCTGTTATTCCTAGAGCTAGGAGGAAGGAAATTTGGGCTTTAAGTGAAGACGATGTAAAAAGGCTAATTGATGCAACAAGGAGGCTTAGGGATAAGCTTATAATAAAATTATTCTTGGACACGGGATTAAGATCTAAGGAACTTCTATCTTTAAGAGTTGAGGATATAGATCTTAAGAATAGGATGATAAGAGTTAGGGAAACAAAGAACGGTGAAGAAAGAATAGTATTCTTTACTGATGAAACTGAAAAACTGTTAAGAAAGTATTTAGCTAAGCATGACAACGAGAAGCTTTTCCCAATGACGTATCAAGCACTTTATAAATTAATAAAGAGACTTGGAGAAAGAGCAGGAATTAAAGGACTGAGACCACACATATTAAGACACACTTTTGCTACTACCGCAATAAGGAAAGGCTTACCGTTACCTGCAGTGCAGAGGCTTTTGGGGCATAAGGACATAAAGACGACACAAATATATACACACTTAGTCCTAGAAGACCTAATGCAAGCATATAAAAAAGTATTTGATGAGAATACGACTTAA
- a CDS encoding ornithine cyclodeaminase family protein → MLYLDGKKLEEVLPAKDAVNAVKEAFSLYYQGKITQPQRQVLTIKGNWWGIMPSYTDFSVAVKIVNVINENKNRGLPAVQGIVILMSPDTGEPLAVIDGTILTAIRTASASVLSAELSYGHKIPTLGIIGAGLEAYYHAKISSEYLSVSRILITARKSHVELAKKIGAEAVDLQTLLKESDVIFSTTSSKNPVVLGKFLKEDFHISSIGAHTPDAREIDDDTIAKTKTYIVDSMQAVSSESGDYIQPQKKGLIRNVIEIGKIIVERIKVERPSIFKTVGISAQDNLTAYYTYKLSQTFSK, encoded by the coding sequence ATGCTATATTTAGACGGAAAAAAACTTGAGGAAGTATTGCCTGCAAAAGATGCAGTAAATGCAGTAAAGGAAGCATTCTCACTATATTACCAAGGAAAAATAACACAACCTCAAAGACAAGTCTTAACAATAAAAGGGAATTGGTGGGGTATTATGCCATCTTATACAGATTTTTCTGTTGCGGTGAAGATTGTTAACGTTATAAATGAGAATAAAAACAGAGGTCTGCCTGCAGTACAAGGCATAGTAATTTTAATGTCTCCAGATACTGGAGAGCCTTTAGCCGTAATAGACGGTACAATACTGACCGCAATAAGGACTGCATCTGCAAGCGTACTATCTGCAGAACTCTCTTACGGGCATAAAATTCCTACATTAGGAATCATAGGAGCTGGACTAGAAGCTTATTACCACGCTAAAATTTCCTCAGAGTATCTCTCCGTTTCAAGAATTTTAATAACGGCTAGAAAATCTCACGTAGAGCTGGCAAAGAAAATAGGTGCAGAAGCTGTAGATTTGCAAACATTACTTAAAGAATCTGATGTAATCTTCTCAACAACATCTTCAAAGAATCCTGTAGTTTTAGGGAAGTTCTTAAAGGAAGATTTCCACATAAGCAGTATAGGTGCTCATACTCCAGATGCAAGGGAAATTGATGATGATACAATAGCAAAAACAAAAACTTATATTGTAGATTCTATGCAAGCAGTATCTTCAGAATCAGGGGATTATATACAGCCTCAAAAGAAAGGGTTAATAAGAAATGTTATAGAAATAGGTAAAATAATAGTTGAAAGGATAAAAGTTGAAAGGCCTTCAATATTTAAGACTGTGGGAATATCTGCACAAGATAATTTAACAGCGTATTATACTTACAAACTCAGTCAAACCTTTTCCAAATGA
- a CDS encoding GNAT family N-acetyltransferase: MSEYPRPYKTIQIPLGDCNIYTIHSSFLDNFSNFDCGEHEQNDFIRRLAVGHYLAGINHTFLLVCESYLVGFVSFSSYSFEFADEARNEMINGLKEELSNKGLRHEIEISFKKLPVLLLGQLGIDKRYQHKGIGLTLVKRFVIPYSLNYCIENSCIGLLVYTRTAKDFYEKLGFEKIYESKKGANYFYSLYKNVLRARQNAFSSK; this comes from the coding sequence TTGAGCGAATATCCACGACCTTACAAAACTATTCAGATACCTTTAGGGGACTGCAACATTTATACTATTCACTCATCTTTTCTAGATAATTTCAGTAACTTTGATTGTGGAGAACACGAACAGAATGATTTTATAAGGAGACTTGCAGTAGGGCATTACTTAGCAGGGATTAACCATACATTTCTCCTGGTCTGCGAAAGTTACTTAGTAGGTTTTGTATCGTTTTCCAGCTATTCTTTTGAATTTGCAGACGAGGCTAGAAATGAAATGATAAATGGATTAAAGGAGGAGCTTAGCAATAAAGGACTACGACATGAAATTGAGATATCTTTTAAAAAGCTCCCTGTGTTACTTTTAGGACAACTGGGAATAGATAAGAGATACCAGCATAAAGGAATAGGATTGACGTTAGTTAAACGTTTCGTAATCCCTTACTCATTAAACTACTGTATCGAGAATAGTTGCATAGGACTTTTAGTTTACACTAGAACAGCTAAAGACTTTTATGAGAAGTTAGGGTTCGAAAAGATTTATGAGAGCAAGAAAGGCGCAAATTACTTTTACTCGCTATATAAAAACGTGTTAAGAGCCAGACAGAATGCTTTTTCCTCTAAATGA
- a CDS encoding radical SAM protein, with the protein MNRDIKAVRWFIKTQLLKDPFNPGYATFKVTSRCNLHCTFCNPEYYNGELGEGSTEIIKKIIDNLRDSSIIVLSFEGGEPTTRKDILELLQYAHDGSFYVMLTTNGYKLSDDNFLVKVADRIDFLHYSIDEYHWNVKALDTLCKFRQYGIKVNVQTVVTRYNLNKLEDKIKKVRECNYKILVLPAVDYPDSKVKLAPDPEQLYNVLSELKKKYSSTLNNSWGFIKALKGEYPKRLVSYAITVYPNGDLPYPDDINGEIVGNLSKEKLNDILKSPKVKELQRKMLENQARFEYLHLQTASFNSIRDLAEYVRDMAKWRFTGKA; encoded by the coding sequence ATGAATCGTGATATAAAGGCAGTAAGATGGTTCATAAAGACCCAACTACTAAAGGATCCTTTTAATCCAGGATATGCAACTTTTAAGGTTACTTCTAGATGTAATTTACACTGTACCTTCTGTAACCCAGAATATTATAATGGTGAACTAGGAGAAGGAAGCACTGAAATTATAAAGAAGATAATTGATAATTTAAGGGATTCGTCTATTATCGTACTCTCATTTGAAGGCGGAGAACCTACTACTAGAAAAGATATTTTGGAGTTGCTTCAATATGCTCATGACGGATCATTTTACGTTATGCTAACTACAAACGGATATAAACTGAGTGATGATAATTTTTTGGTAAAAGTAGCTGACAGAATAGACTTCCTTCATTATTCAATTGATGAATATCACTGGAATGTTAAAGCTTTAGACACGTTATGCAAATTTAGGCAATACGGAATAAAAGTAAATGTGCAGACTGTAGTAACTAGATATAACCTTAACAAGTTAGAGGATAAGATAAAGAAAGTTAGAGAGTGCAATTACAAGATCCTTGTTTTACCTGCAGTGGATTACCCAGATTCAAAAGTAAAACTAGCTCCAGACCCAGAACAGCTTTATAATGTACTTTCGGAACTAAAGAAGAAATATTCTTCTACTCTCAATAATTCTTGGGGATTTATCAAAGCTTTGAAAGGAGAATATCCCAAAAGGTTAGTAAGTTATGCAATAACCGTATATCCTAACGGTGATTTACCTTATCCAGATGATATAAACGGTGAAATTGTAGGAAATTTAAGTAAGGAGAAGCTTAACGATATTCTAAAATCACCTAAGGTAAAAGAATTGCAGAGAAAAATGCTGGAAAATCAAGCAAGGTTTGAGTACCTTCATCTACAGACTGCTTCGTTCAACAGTATAAGGGATTTAGCGGAGTACGTGAGAGACATGGCTAAATGGAGATTTACTGGTAAAGCTTAA
- a CDS encoding RsmB/NOP family class I SAM-dependent RNA methyltransferase yields the protein MNQLEKVYGKDLNGFLESVKKPNSRLYVRVNTLKATVDEVLQSLQEFEKDEDFPEAIYAKVRGPNKLESLESKVIVDKKTAESVMLGANVYPPGIKKIISEGKSVEVVSENGITVANGELVRLPGGKFMVKVYNSLYSSPKLADMKELKEGKIYVQGKASMYVARIVDPQPGEFIVDMTAAPGGKLSHIYQLEPRAKIIGFDHTYKKVDKMKHLLKKMNVDAQVFVHDSRYLKELGIKDVDKVLIDPPCSALGLRPKVYDKKTRIDLMNLQAYQKQFLNSAYEILKKGGKVIYSTCTVTETENEEVINDPRFEIEYIIRFHPQVHDMTGFFIAKLRKK from the coding sequence TTTTTGGAGTCAGTTAAAAAACCTAATTCAAGGCTTTATGTTAGAGTTAATACGCTAAAGGCTACAGTAGATGAAGTTCTTCAGTCTTTACAAGAATTTGAGAAGGACGAAGATTTTCCAGAAGCAATTTATGCTAAAGTAAGAGGACCCAACAAATTGGAGAGTTTAGAGTCTAAGGTAATAGTAGATAAGAAGACCGCAGAAAGCGTAATGCTAGGAGCCAATGTTTATCCGCCTGGAATCAAGAAAATAATCAGTGAAGGAAAATCTGTAGAAGTTGTGAGTGAGAACGGGATAACTGTAGCTAACGGAGAACTAGTAAGATTACCTGGAGGAAAGTTCATGGTTAAAGTTTACAATTCTTTGTATTCCTCTCCTAAATTGGCTGATATGAAAGAACTGAAAGAAGGTAAAATTTACGTTCAAGGCAAGGCTTCAATGTACGTAGCAAGGATAGTAGATCCACAGCCTGGAGAATTCATTGTTGATATGACTGCAGCTCCGGGCGGGAAGTTATCTCATATTTATCAACTAGAGCCAAGAGCCAAGATTATAGGATTTGATCACACTTACAAGAAGGTCGATAAAATGAAACACTTACTTAAGAAGATGAACGTTGATGCACAAGTTTTCGTTCATGATTCTAGGTATTTGAAGGAGCTAGGAATAAAGGATGTAGATAAAGTGCTTATAGATCCTCCATGTTCCGCTTTAGGACTGAGACCTAAGGTTTACGATAAAAAGACTAGAATCGATTTAATGAACCTTCAAGCGTATCAAAAGCAGTTCTTGAATTCAGCATATGAAATTCTAAAGAAAGGAGGTAAAGTAATTTATTCTACTTGTACAGTTACAGAGACGGAGAATGAAGAAGTTATTAACGATCCTAGATTTGAAATAGAATACATAATAAGGTTTCATCCACAAGTCCATGATATGACCGGATTTTTTATAGCTAAGTTAAGGAAGAAATAA
- a CDS encoding MBL fold metallo-hydrolase: MAVNLKVHKPYVLYEEGDHKFIWLGLDESEHEKGILTNQYLIVDGDEGALLDAGGYFVFERVYENVKEFIKPENIKYLLFSHQDPDVIGSLNLWLDVAPNAQIYVSELWERFLPHLGFEASGRIVDIPDQGMVMKLGKAEIKAVPAHFMHSVGNFHYYDPISKIYFSGDLGAAVFPAGKWYLFVENFDEHAKYMEPFHRRYIVSKKAIDHWLEQIKDLDINVIAPQHGSIFQGENVQKFINWLKSLDRVGIDYIW; encoded by the coding sequence GTGGCAGTAAATCTAAAGGTTCATAAGCCTTACGTATTATATGAAGAAGGAGACCACAAATTTATTTGGTTAGGACTTGACGAATCTGAACACGAGAAAGGAATTCTAACAAACCAATACCTCATAGTAGACGGCGATGAAGGAGCACTGCTAGATGCAGGAGGGTATTTTGTATTTGAAAGAGTTTACGAGAACGTTAAAGAATTCATAAAGCCAGAAAATATTAAATATCTACTGTTCTCCCACCAAGATCCTGACGTTATTGGCTCTCTAAACTTATGGCTTGACGTTGCGCCTAATGCACAAATTTACGTCTCGGAGCTCTGGGAAAGATTCCTCCCTCACTTAGGATTTGAAGCTTCAGGCAGAATAGTTGACATACCAGATCAAGGAATGGTAATGAAGCTTGGAAAAGCAGAAATTAAAGCTGTTCCTGCACACTTTATGCATTCAGTAGGCAATTTCCACTATTACGACCCAATTTCTAAGATTTATTTCTCAGGAGATCTAGGGGCAGCAGTATTTCCTGCAGGTAAATGGTATTTATTCGTAGAAAATTTTGATGAACATGCAAAATACATGGAACCATTCCATAGGAGATACATAGTAAGTAAAAAAGCGATTGATCATTGGCTAGAACAAATTAAGGATTTAGATATAAATGTTATTGCGCCACAACACGGATCAATATTTCAAGGTGAAAATGTTCAGAAGTTTATTAACTGGCTCAAAAGCCTTGATAGAGTGGGAATAGACTATATCTGGTAA
- a CDS encoding gamma carbonic anhydrase family protein — translation MPIEDFMGKKPKVSENAFLHPTAYIIGDVEIGEMSSIWHYVVIRGDNDSIQIGKESNIQENSTVHTDPGFKVEIGNKVTVGHNAVIHGAKVSSNVIIGIGSILLNGSKIGEYSIVGAGSVVPPNAEIPPYSVAMGVPAKVVRKIREEEIKMIEDNAFEYVLHVKRFMGNES, via the coding sequence ATGCCTATAGAAGATTTTATGGGCAAGAAGCCTAAAGTTTCGGAGAACGCTTTCTTGCATCCTACTGCGTATATAATCGGCGATGTCGAAATAGGCGAAATGAGCAGCATTTGGCATTATGTAGTTATAAGGGGAGATAACGATTCCATACAAATAGGTAAAGAATCTAACATTCAAGAAAATTCAACAGTACATACGGATCCAGGGTTTAAGGTTGAAATAGGAAATAAAGTTACTGTAGGACATAATGCAGTTATACATGGAGCCAAGGTATCATCTAACGTAATCATTGGAATAGGTTCCATTTTACTTAACGGTTCAAAAATAGGTGAATATAGTATAGTCGGTGCAGGAAGTGTAGTACCTCCTAATGCGGAAATTCCTCCATACAGCGTAGCTATGGGGGTTCCTGCTAAGGTAGTAAGAAAAATAAGAGAGGAAGAAATTAAAATGATAGAAGATAATGCATTTGAGTACGTACTACATGTAAAGAGGTTTATGGGTAATGAATCGTGA
- a CDS encoding TatD family hydrolase produces MLYDAHCHYSLLKKKYEGYFIAAVSMDYSSSIGTLSLKGENILKGVAIHPWNVNKEKIEKVLPLIEKADFVGEIGLDYKYSDSPKDLQIKYFEEFVKNSQGKTVNVHSVNSWNDVLNLLIKHDVKIAIIHWYSGPKELLKDIEGAGYFITINPSVTFQEKHKIIAENASPSIVLTESDGGYVYKGKLLEPTQIPITLSFLARLWNEDEETVKRRIEINFRRAFNL; encoded by the coding sequence GTGTTATACGACGCACATTGTCATTATTCTTTGCTAAAAAAGAAGTATGAAGGTTATTTTATTGCAGCAGTTTCAATGGATTACTCTTCATCAATAGGAACGCTTTCGTTAAAAGGTGAAAATATCTTAAAAGGTGTTGCGATACATCCTTGGAATGTCAATAAAGAGAAAATAGAAAAAGTTTTACCTTTAATAGAAAAGGCTGACTTTGTCGGTGAGATAGGACTGGACTATAAGTACTCTGATTCTCCAAAGGATCTTCAGATTAAATATTTTGAGGAATTTGTAAAGAACTCTCAAGGTAAGACCGTAAACGTTCACTCGGTAAATTCTTGGAATGATGTTTTAAATCTCTTGATAAAACACGACGTGAAGATAGCTATAATTCACTGGTATTCTGGACCTAAAGAACTGCTCAAAGATATAGAAGGTGCGGGATATTTTATAACAATAAACCCCTCAGTTACTTTTCAAGAAAAGCATAAGATTATTGCAGAAAATGCGTCGCCTAGCATTGTATTAACTGAAAGCGACGGAGGCTATGTATATAAAGGAAAATTACTTGAGCCTACTCAAATCCCTATCACACTAAGTTTTCTTGCTAGACTTTGGAATGAAGACGAGGAGACAGTTAAGAGGAGGATAGAGATAAATTTTAGGAGAGCCTTTAATTTATAA
- a CDS encoding SDR family oxidoreductase — MLAVVTGASKGIGKATALKLKSLGYTVVAISRSVPDVGDEKVQLDVSNKEDVFKTVNYLIHKYGLIDVLVNNAGFGVYGSFLETDLSEEEYMIRTNLLGPIYFMKAVLPYMVKQRKGSIVNIVSEAAYVSSPKLLVYSATKAALAHITNGLWAEMRKYGVKVSGIYPGPVKTNFTSHPSFKGDKDSFSKYAVDPEKVANAVVKAIKTGKREIYVPSKLALDPYFLKLSYVMQTLTYKIIGKYFS, encoded by the coding sequence ATGCTCGCAGTAGTAACTGGTGCTTCTAAAGGAATAGGTAAGGCAACTGCGTTAAAGTTAAAATCCTTAGGCTATACGGTAGTCGCAATATCTAGGAGCGTTCCAGACGTAGGTGACGAAAAAGTCCAGTTAGACGTTAGTAATAAGGAGGACGTGTTTAAGACTGTAAATTACTTGATCCATAAATATGGACTTATTGACGTGCTAGTTAATAATGCAGGCTTCGGTGTTTACGGTTCATTTCTAGAGACGGACTTAAGTGAGGAAGAATACATGATAAGGACAAACCTTCTAGGGCCTATATATTTCATGAAGGCTGTTTTACCTTATATGGTTAAACAGAGGAAAGGGTCAATCGTTAATATAGTATCTGAAGCGGCTTACGTTTCTTCTCCAAAACTTCTAGTTTATTCTGCAACTAAAGCAGCATTAGCTCACATAACTAATGGGCTGTGGGCCGAAATGAGGAAATACGGAGTAAAAGTCTCTGGAATTTATCCGGGTCCAGTAAAGACTAACTTTACTTCTCACCCTTCTTTTAAAGGTGATAAAGATTCCTTCTCTAAGTATGCGGTAGATCCTGAGAAAGTAGCTAATGCAGTAGTAAAAGCTATAAAAACTGGAAAGAGAGAAATTTATGTTCCTTCAAAACTTGCTTTAGATCCTTATTTTTTGAAACTTTCTTATGTTATGCAAACATTAACTTATAAGATTATAGGTAAATATTTTAGTTAG
- a CDS encoding MFS transporter codes for MSKSLSSIAVLIPFLLSAYVMYSISFVLTQLAHYLSTGIPQVVLAITLSWIGGGIGGFIFGRLADVIGRKKALFISFFLFSIPEILVYFVHNLIELYVLWFIIGLGVNAENGISYVIVAELRLTNLRGFLGGIMQGFYALGALLGAITASIVGNFLFVFLIPGIISLLSFAFYPFIPEEKAKYNVRSKLTDIFSQRMIWLTIISSIASLSSFLFIIPAFELMPTILENNELIAIGDLIATFSFGLSGYISDIKGRKITAVSFGVLAIVSSILFLLDDILALAIYFSSAFFAFYGVWLSELYPMQVRGAGSNFSLLIGRIIGGGFGTLIVTLLPFPLKVSLGLVLIITGIISTASMSLFKPVT; via the coding sequence ATGTCGAAGTCTCTTTCATCTATTGCCGTGCTAATACCTTTCTTACTTTCAGCTTACGTAATGTATTCAATATCTTTTGTGTTAACGCAGTTGGCTCATTATTTATCCACGGGAATTCCGCAAGTGGTTTTAGCAATAACCTTATCTTGGATAGGAGGAGGAATAGGAGGGTTCATTTTTGGAAGGTTGGCAGACGTAATAGGTAGGAAGAAGGCTTTATTTATTTCATTTTTTCTCTTTTCAATTCCCGAAATTCTAGTTTATTTTGTTCATAATTTAATAGAGCTTTACGTATTATGGTTTATAATAGGTCTTGGAGTTAATGCAGAGAACGGTATTAGTTATGTTATAGTTGCGGAACTTAGATTAACTAATCTTAGAGGGTTTTTAGGAGGAATAATGCAAGGGTTTTACGCTTTGGGGGCCCTTTTAGGTGCGATAACTGCAAGTATTGTAGGAAACTTTTTGTTTGTATTTCTAATACCTGGTATAATTTCTCTTCTATCTTTCGCATTTTATCCATTTATTCCTGAGGAGAAGGCAAAGTATAATGTAAGGAGTAAATTAACTGATATATTTTCTCAAAGGATGATTTGGTTAACGATTATAAGTTCTATAGCTTCATTATCTTCTTTCCTCTTCATCATTCCTGCGTTTGAACTGATGCCTACGATACTTGAAAATAATGAGCTAATTGCAATAGGCGACTTAATTGCTACCTTCTCTTTTGGTCTCTCTGGTTATATTTCTGACATAAAGGGGAGGAAGATTACTGCAGTGAGTTTCGGGGTTTTAGCTATTGTTTCCTCTATCCTTTTCCTTTTGGATGATATCTTAGCATTAGCTATTTACTTCTCTTCTGCGTTTTTTGCATTCTATGGAGTTTGGTTGAGTGAATTATATCCAATGCAGGTAAGAGGAGCAGGAAGTAACTTCTCGTTGCTTATAGGAAGAATTATAGGTGGAGGTTTCGGAACTCTAATAGTGACTTTGCTACCATTCCCTCTAAAAGTATCCCTTGGACTAGTGTTAATTATAACTGGCATTATTAGTACTGCATCAATGAGCTTATTCAAGCCAGTTACTTAA
- a CDS encoding cob(I)yrinic acid a,c-diamide adenosyltransferase: MWYTGTGDSGKTKVPSKGEVWKDDDIVEALGNLDELNASLGVISSLYPQLFDLIYKIQDDVFVISSEIAGFDLNFNEEKVKELEDLIAKYGGEIKPLRNFVLPGGHLASSFLHLSRAICRRTERSIVGIMREGKAKEVHVKYLNRLSSLLFVLALWVNEKTGNPNVIWKRFD, from the coding sequence ATGTGGTACACCGGAACTGGAGATAGCGGAAAGACTAAAGTCCCGTCAAAAGGTGAGGTCTGGAAGGACGATGATATAGTAGAGGCATTAGGTAATCTTGACGAATTAAATGCCTCTCTAGGTGTAATCTCATCACTTTATCCCCAGCTTTTCGATTTAATATATAAAATCCAAGACGACGTCTTTGTAATTTCATCAGAAATTGCTGGATTTGACTTAAATTTTAATGAAGAGAAAGTAAAAGAACTAGAGGATTTGATAGCAAAATACGGAGGAGAAATAAAGCCTTTGAGAAATTTCGTCCTACCAGGAGGTCATTTAGCTTCTTCTTTTCTCCATTTATCAAGAGCAATATGTAGAAGGACTGAAAGAAGCATCGTAGGAATAATGAGGGAGGGAAAAGCAAAGGAGGTTCACGTAAAGTACCTTAATAGGCTTTCTTCATTATTATTTGTGCTAGCCTTGTGGGTTAATGAGAAAACCGGAAATCCAAACGTCATTTGGAAAAGGTTTGACTGA
- a CDS encoding extracellular solute-binding protein: MNKWATIGIIIAVIVIIGAFAAYYLTAKKTTTTSKTPMIIYVADAYVKEACCLGKCFSSATGIPVTLPPKGGGSFALAHEISSPDTEVTVFVPVALSAVPDLGNENPGWAIAFVADQLTIAYTKTSIANNPCAQKALQYAQEAMKTGNTTDWYEFYSILTSGKVKVGISNPNTDPAGFRAWINLEIAGYCFAHNTYCFYNRMLKNQGNVTECNAAEFVSALDAGKIQFLYIYRSAAVAKGLEYIQLPAQLDLGSVKYASFYAKFNYTLTSGLVKGSPVYLFITIPKNTNNYNEAIDFVTYVIEHSSILKKFELCPISPAILFNSTVVPSQIASLLSEGKLVEGGTL; this comes from the coding sequence ATGAATAAGTGGGCTACAATTGGAATAATAATAGCGGTAATAGTTATAATAGGTGCTTTTGCAGCCTATTATCTTACAGCAAAGAAGACTACTACAACATCTAAAACACCAATGATAATTTATGTAGCAGACGCTTATGTCAAGGAAGCATGTTGTTTAGGAAAATGCTTCTCTTCAGCTACTGGAATCCCGGTAACTCTTCCGCCTAAAGGCGGTGGATCTTTTGCGTTAGCTCATGAGATTTCATCTCCTGACACAGAAGTTACAGTGTTCGTACCAGTAGCCTTATCCGCTGTTCCAGACCTAGGAAATGAAAATCCAGGTTGGGCAATAGCGTTTGTAGCAGATCAACTTACAATAGCTTATACAAAAACTAGTATTGCTAACAATCCTTGTGCGCAAAAAGCCTTGCAATATGCGCAGGAGGCAATGAAGACCGGAAATACAACAGATTGGTATGAATTCTATTCAATTTTAACTTCCGGTAAGGTTAAGGTAGGAATTTCTAATCCTAATACTGACCCAGCAGGTTTTAGAGCTTGGATAAATTTAGAGATAGCTGGATATTGTTTTGCTCATAACACTTACTGTTTCTATAACAGAATGCTAAAGAACCAGGGCAACGTGACCGAATGCAATGCTGCAGAGTTTGTCTCAGCTCTTGATGCAGGGAAAATCCAGTTCTTATATATTTACAGGTCTGCTGCAGTAGCTAAAGGATTAGAATACATACAATTGCCAGCGCAGTTAGATCTAGGTTCAGTCAAGTATGCATCGTTCTATGCAAAGTTTAACTATACTTTAACTTCTGGTCTAGTAAAGGGATCTCCAGTATACCTATTCATAACGATACCTAAAAATACTAACAATTATAATGAGGCAATAGACTTCGTTACATATGTAATAGAGCACTCTAGCATATTAAAGAAGTTCGAATTATGTCCAATATCTCCTGCAATTCTGTTTAACTCCACCGTAGTTCCATCTCAGATAGCTTCATTGCTTTCTGAAGGTAAATTAGTAGAAGGAGGTACGCTATGA